Proteins encoded together in one Lathyrus oleraceus cultivar Zhongwan6 chromosome 5, CAAS_Psat_ZW6_1.0, whole genome shotgun sequence window:
- the LOC127081223 gene encoding acyl-CoA-binding domain-containing protein 4-like: MTWDEIDVVGVPPSPRSDHVVAVHVERYLLIFGGGSHATFYNDLHVLDLQTMEWSCPIQQGEIPTPHAGHVGVTVGENWFIVGGGDNKSGASETIVLNMSTLAWSAVTSVQGRVSVASEGLSLVVSSNDGEDVLVSFGGYNGRYNNEVYVLKPSHKSTLQSKINKNSIPDSVSAVTNATNATRDSEPELGAGQEGKIWKITVDNAYPTVLDLRRWTWSKLEAKIGDEPSTTLDPCAGHSLVYCMGK; the protein is encoded by the coding sequence ATGACTTGGGACGAAATTGATGTCGTTGGAGTGCCTCCTTCCCCAAGGTCTGATCATGTTGTTGCTGTACATGTGGAGCGATACTTGCTCATCTTCGGAGGGGGTTCACATGCAACTTTCTACAATGATTTACATGTTCTCGATTTGCAAACTATGGAATGGTCTTGCCCCATACAACAAGGTGAGATACCAACTCCACATGCAGGACATGTTGGTGTGACAGTAGGAGAGAACTGGTTCATTGTTGGTGGTGGCGACAACAAGAGCGGGGCTTCGGAGACGATTGTACTGAACATGTCTACACTGGCTTGGTCAGCAGTAACATCTGTTCAAGGGCGCGTTTCTGTTGCTAGTGAGGGCTTGAGTTTGGTTGTAAGTTCGAATGATGGAGAAGATGTACTTGTATCTTTTGGAGGATACAATGGACGTTACAACAATGAAGTATATGTTCTTAAACCAAGCCACAAATCCACCTTGCAAtccaaaataaataaaaattccatacCAGACAGTGTTTCTGCTGTAACAAATGCTACAAATGCTACTCGAGATTCGGAGCCTGAACTTGGAGCAGGACAAGAAgggaaaatctggaaaattacTGTGGACAACGCTTATCCAACAGTTTTGGATTTGAGAAGATGGACTTGGTCAAAGCTCGAGGCTAAAATTGGAGACGAACCCTCTACAACTTTGGACCCTTGTGCTGGCCATTCTTTGGTTTATTGCATGGGGAAATAA